One Paraburkholderia agricolaris DNA segment encodes these proteins:
- a CDS encoding gluconate 2-dehydrogenase subunit 3 family protein, with translation MARSLLVTKNNMAQSPLTSRRGFLRTAIALVPAGTLAGCEVKQADTAAQGASGAATAGQASGADYKPHFFDAKEWAFVHAAVDRLIPADSEGPGALEAGVPEFIDRQMDTPYAHGALWYMQGPFQQGAPELGYQLKLVPRDLYRLGIAAVNAYCTKTYSHPFDALDAPTRDTVLAALETGKIDLADVPATVFFGQLLQNTREGYFCDPIHGGNRDMGGWKMIGFPGARADFMDFVNQDGQAYPYGPVSIEGKRT, from the coding sequence ATGGCGCGCTCCCTTCTCGTGACAAAGAACAATATGGCTCAATCTCCTCTTACCTCCCGCCGCGGCTTCTTACGCACGGCCATCGCGCTGGTTCCCGCCGGAACGCTCGCCGGCTGCGAAGTCAAGCAGGCGGACACGGCCGCCCAGGGCGCGAGCGGCGCAGCTACCGCAGGCCAGGCTTCCGGTGCCGACTACAAGCCACATTTCTTCGACGCGAAGGAATGGGCCTTCGTCCACGCGGCGGTCGACCGTCTGATCCCCGCCGACAGCGAAGGCCCCGGAGCGCTCGAAGCCGGTGTGCCCGAATTCATCGACCGGCAGATGGACACGCCGTACGCGCACGGCGCGCTCTGGTACATGCAGGGCCCCTTCCAGCAAGGCGCGCCGGAGCTCGGCTACCAGTTGAAGCTCGTGCCGCGCGATCTGTACCGGCTGGGCATCGCCGCGGTGAACGCCTATTGCACCAAAACCTATTCGCATCCGTTCGACGCCCTCGACGCGCCCACGCGTGACACCGTGCTCGCCGCGCTCGAGACCGGAAAGATCGATCTGGCGGACGTCCCGGCTACCGTTTTCTTCGGCCAGTTGCTGCAAAACACCCGCGAAGGCTACTTCTGCGACCCGATCCACGGCGGCAATCGCGACATGGGCGGATGGAAGATGATCGGCTTCCCCGGCGCGCGCGCCGATTTTATGGACTTCGTCAACCAGGACGGCCAGGCCTATCCGTATGGCCCCGTGTCGATCGAAGGAAAGCGCACCTGA
- a CDS encoding LysR family transcriptional regulator, producing MENLLKKLDLTSLRLFVAVCQEQNIARAAEREFIASSAVSRRIAEIEALIGLPVIQRQSRGITVTPVGETVLRYALAIIGSIEQMSAELSRFSSGAKGRVRVVANLSSIVQFLPEDVAAFGRVFPEVSIELEEENSADVLRIVGEHGADFGICNPVAGSEAFEQVLYREDRLAVLVPYGHRLADASHVAFEALLDDSFVGLRSESALTQLLAQQAVAGAGRQIDVKIRVSSLDALCRMVHAGLGIAIVPEQVGLLYVNALDVRLLSLSDAWALRRLVMIFKSRDQLSASAAALVGFLGGGA from the coding sequence ATGGAAAACCTTCTGAAGAAACTCGATCTCACCTCGCTGCGCCTGTTCGTCGCCGTCTGCCAGGAGCAGAACATCGCGCGCGCGGCCGAGCGCGAGTTCATTGCGTCGTCCGCCGTGAGCCGGCGCATTGCCGAGATCGAGGCGCTGATCGGCTTACCGGTGATCCAGCGGCAGTCGCGCGGCATTACGGTGACGCCGGTCGGCGAAACCGTGCTGCGCTATGCGCTGGCGATCATCGGCAGCATCGAACAGATGAGCGCGGAGTTGTCGCGTTTTTCGTCGGGGGCGAAGGGGCGGGTGCGGGTGGTGGCGAATCTTTCGTCGATCGTGCAGTTCTTGCCCGAAGACGTAGCGGCATTCGGGCGGGTGTTCCCGGAGGTGTCGATCGAACTGGAGGAGGAGAACAGCGCGGACGTGCTGCGGATAGTCGGCGAACATGGCGCGGACTTTGGCATCTGCAACCCGGTGGCGGGCAGTGAAGCCTTCGAGCAGGTGCTGTATCGGGAAGATCGCCTCGCGGTGCTGGTGCCGTACGGTCATCGTCTCGCTGACGCGTCGCACGTGGCGTTCGAGGCCTTGCTCGACGACAGCTTTGTCGGCCTGCGCAGCGAGAGCGCGCTGACCCAGTTGCTTGCGCAGCAGGCGGTGGCCGGCGCGGGACGGCAGATCGACGTGAAGATCCGCGTCAGCAGCCTCGACGCGCTGTGCCGGATGGTCCATGCCGGCCTCGGCATCGCGATCGTGCCGGAGCAAGTGGGGCTGCTCTACGTGAATGCGCTCGACGTGCGTCTGCTGTCCCTGAGCGATGCCTGGGCGTTACGGCGTCTCGTCATGATCTTCAAGTCGCGCGACCAGTTAAGCGCGAGCGCGGCGGCGCTTGTCGGCTTCCTCGGCGGCGGGGCCTAG
- a CDS encoding heme ABC transporter ATP-binding protein, whose protein sequence is MLITSHLCITRGNRSILRDLSLTIEPGRLTTLLGCNGAGKSTLLKALAGEFHGHGSSDAAQQSGSTTLNGAALADLSPKHLARLRAVLPQASNPVFPFTVEEIVLLGRYPHATSGAVSREDRRIVAEALTLAGAGPLTGREITTLSGGELARVQFARVLAQIWPRAGMAGDRADEAPRYLLLDEPTAALDLAHQHRLLETVKALTRRWHIGALAIVHDPNLAARYADAIALLADGTIIAQGSPHDIMQPALIERCFGFAVRMLDTGDGSAPVAVPA, encoded by the coding sequence ATGCTCATCACCAGCCACCTTTGCATCACACGCGGCAACCGGTCCATCCTGCGCGATCTTTCGCTGACGATCGAGCCAGGGCGCCTGACCACGCTGCTCGGCTGCAATGGCGCCGGAAAAAGCACCCTGCTGAAAGCGCTGGCAGGCGAATTTCATGGCCATGGTTCAAGCGACGCCGCCCAGCAGAGCGGATCGACCACGCTCAACGGCGCGGCGCTGGCCGACCTCTCGCCGAAGCATCTGGCGCGGCTGCGAGCCGTGCTGCCGCAAGCGTCGAACCCGGTGTTTCCCTTCACCGTCGAAGAAATCGTGTTGCTCGGCCGTTATCCACATGCGACGAGTGGCGCGGTATCGCGCGAAGATCGCAGGATCGTCGCCGAGGCGCTGACGCTCGCCGGCGCCGGGCCACTGACGGGTCGCGAGATCACCACGCTGTCCGGCGGCGAACTCGCCCGTGTGCAGTTTGCACGTGTGCTTGCGCAAATCTGGCCGCGTGCCGGCATGGCGGGAGACAGGGCGGATGAAGCGCCACGCTATCTCCTGCTCGACGAGCCGACCGCCGCGCTCGATCTTGCGCATCAACATCGTTTGCTCGAAACCGTAAAAGCGTTGACGCGCCGCTGGCACATCGGCGCACTCGCGATCGTGCACGACCCGAACCTCGCCGCCCGCTATGCGGACGCAATCGCGTTGCTGGCGGATGGCACGATCATCGCGCAAGGCTCGCCACACGACATCATGCAGCCGGCGCTGATCGAGCGATGCTTTGGATTCGCCGTGCGAATGCTGGATACAGGGGACGGCTCGGCGCCGGTCGCGGTGCCGGCCTGA
- a CDS encoding FecCD family ABC transporter permease, with the protein MDTEIAAFASAPPRTLAERRRRAARLVLGALGIATGLATLAAICIGAYRISPALVWSALLANPAELASDASLQQARAVLLEIRLPRVLLALLVGAGFGSAGSALQALFRNPLADPGLIGISSGAALGAATLIVLGPVIGAVSLGWLPVAAFIGALLVATLVYRLAAARGRLALPLLLLAGIAINALAGAAIGLLTYLADDAQLRSLTFWSLGSLGGAQWRVLAAVAPFVLIGAALIARNGHALNALQLGEAEAQHLGVPAQAVKRTVLVASALGVGALVSCTGVIGFIGLVAPHCVRLACGPDQRVVMPGAMLLGATLTVLADLAARTVAAPAEVPLGILTALIGAPFFLALLWRSRSQLGL; encoded by the coding sequence ATGGATACGGAAATCGCTGCGTTCGCATCCGCCCCGCCGCGCACGCTCGCCGAACGGCGGCGGCGCGCGGCGCGCCTCGTGCTGGGCGCGCTCGGCATCGCGACCGGGCTGGCGACGCTCGCGGCGATCTGCATCGGCGCTTATCGAATCAGCCCTGCGCTGGTCTGGTCCGCGTTGCTCGCAAACCCCGCCGAGCTGGCGAGCGATGCGTCGCTTCAGCAGGCCCGCGCGGTCCTGCTGGAAATTCGTCTGCCGCGCGTGCTGCTGGCCTTGCTGGTCGGTGCGGGTTTCGGCTCAGCCGGCAGTGCGTTGCAGGCACTGTTTCGCAATCCACTGGCCGACCCCGGGCTGATCGGCATTTCCAGTGGCGCGGCGCTCGGCGCGGCGACGCTGATCGTGCTCGGTCCCGTGATCGGCGCCGTAAGCCTCGGCTGGCTGCCGGTCGCCGCGTTCATCGGCGCGCTGCTCGTGGCGACGCTGGTGTACCGGCTCGCCGCCGCGCGCGGCAGACTCGCACTGCCGCTGCTGCTGCTCGCCGGCATCGCGATCAACGCGCTGGCAGGCGCGGCGATTGGCCTGCTCACCTATCTCGCCGACGATGCGCAACTGCGCTCGCTCACCTTCTGGAGCCTGGGCAGTCTGGGCGGCGCCCAGTGGCGCGTACTCGCCGCGGTCGCGCCATTCGTGCTGATCGGCGCCGCGCTGATCGCGCGCAACGGCCATGCACTGAACGCGCTGCAACTCGGCGAAGCCGAAGCGCAGCATCTCGGCGTACCGGCTCAGGCGGTCAAGCGCACGGTGCTGGTGGCGTCGGCCCTGGGGGTAGGCGCGTTAGTGTCGTGCACCGGGGTCATCGGTTTCATCGGCCTCGTGGCGCCGCATTGCGTGCGGCTCGCGTGCGGTCCCGACCAGCGCGTAGTGATGCCCGGCGCGATGCTGCTCGGCGCGACGCTGACCGTGCTCGCGGATCTGGCCGCGCGCACCGTCGCCGCGCCCGCTGAAGTACCGCTCGGCATTCTGACCGCGCTGATCGGCGCGCCCTTCTTCCTTGCGTTGTTGTGGCGCAGCCGCAGCCAACTCGGTCTGTGA
- a CDS encoding heme/hemin ABC transporter substrate-binding protein: MSRSRIGRQRRRLMFGGAALLLGALPPRAFAQPQRRVIVVGGALAEIVYALGAQGTQGGASNLLVGADTTCSYPAAARALPKVGYQRALSAEGLLSLRPDLILASEEAGPPNVLAQVKQAGVSVVSFAEQHDAGSVRDKITGIATALDAKPQGDALRARFDDEWQRARDTVTSSPLATRKQPLRVLFVLNHTGNAAMVAGQRTAADAMLAYAGARNAMQGFNGYRPLSAEALVSAAPDLILTTDEGLSAVGGAAAMLASPGFAATPAGQNKRVVALDALFLLGFGPRLPGAVTTLNQRLVEA, encoded by the coding sequence ATGAGCCGCAGCCGCATCGGCCGGCAGCGGCGCCGCCTCATGTTCGGCGGCGCCGCATTGTTGCTCGGTGCGCTGCCGCCGCGCGCGTTCGCCCAGCCGCAGCGGCGCGTGATCGTGGTCGGCGGCGCGCTCGCCGAGATCGTCTACGCGCTGGGCGCACAAGGTACGCAAGGCGGCGCGAGCAACCTGCTGGTCGGTGCGGATACGACCTGCAGTTACCCCGCCGCCGCGCGCGCGTTGCCGAAGGTCGGCTATCAGCGCGCGTTGTCGGCGGAAGGTTTGCTGTCTCTACGGCCCGATCTGATCCTGGCCTCCGAGGAGGCGGGACCGCCCAACGTGCTTGCGCAAGTCAAACAGGCGGGCGTCAGCGTCGTATCGTTCGCCGAGCAGCACGATGCCGGCAGTGTGCGCGACAAGATTACCGGCATCGCGACGGCGCTCGATGCGAAACCGCAAGGCGACGCGCTCCGCGCCCGTTTCGACGACGAATGGCAGCGCGCCCGCGACACGGTCACCAGCTCGCCACTGGCCACGCGCAAACAGCCGCTGCGCGTGCTGTTCGTGCTGAATCACACCGGCAATGCGGCGATGGTCGCGGGTCAGCGCACTGCCGCCGACGCGATGCTCGCGTATGCCGGTGCGCGCAACGCGATGCAGGGTTTCAACGGTTACCGGCCGCTCTCGGCCGAAGCGCTGGTGAGCGCCGCGCCCGACCTGATTCTGACGACCGACGAAGGGCTGAGCGCGGTGGGTGGCGCGGCGGCCATGCTGGCAAGCCCAGGTTTCGCCGCGACGCCCGCGGGACAGAACAAACGCGTCGTGGCGCTCGACGCGCTGTTCCTGCTCGGCTTCGGCCCCCGCCTGCCGGGCGCCGTGACCACACTGAACCAGCGGCTCGTGGAGGCGTGA
- a CDS encoding hemin-degrading factor encodes MLNSAPNDAASLHQLRHDFLNLKSAQKLRNREAAHALGISEGEALAAFVGEHVVRLEARFVELFEQMPQLGAVMALTRNEAAVHEKDGTYEDMSHDGTVGLVLGSAIDLRVFYHAWASGFAVREETAHGVQKSLQFFDSQGHAVHKVFLREHSNHAAFDAFVERWQMRDQTPGLRLGDPVAPPALNLDSDIDVPAFQAAWHAMTDTHQFFGLLRKFGLARTQALRLAERRYAYPVANDALQGLLERAADSALPIMVFVGNRGMIQIHTGPVKNIRLMGPWVNVLDPGFNLHLRGDLIASAWVVRKPTSDGIVTSLELFDANGENIAMLFGARKPGTPELEGWRELIAGIAPLENGAAA; translated from the coding sequence ATGCTGAATTCCGCTCCTAACGACGCAGCTTCATTGCATCAGTTGCGTCATGATTTTCTCAACCTGAAGAGCGCGCAGAAGTTGCGCAACCGCGAGGCAGCGCACGCGCTCGGCATTAGCGAAGGCGAGGCGCTCGCCGCGTTCGTCGGCGAGCATGTGGTGCGGCTCGAGGCGCGCTTTGTCGAACTGTTCGAACAGATGCCGCAACTGGGCGCGGTGATGGCGCTCACGCGCAATGAAGCCGCCGTCCACGAAAAAGATGGCACCTACGAGGATATGAGTCACGACGGCACGGTCGGTCTCGTGCTCGGCAGCGCGATCGATCTGCGGGTGTTCTATCACGCGTGGGCCTCGGGTTTCGCGGTGCGCGAGGAAACCGCGCACGGCGTGCAGAAGAGCCTGCAATTCTTCGATTCGCAAGGTCATGCCGTGCACAAGGTGTTTCTGCGGGAACACAGCAATCACGCCGCCTTCGACGCCTTCGTGGAGCGTTGGCAAATGCGCGACCAGACGCCGGGGCTCAGGCTCGGCGACCCTGTCGCACCGCCCGCTCTGAATCTGGACAGCGATATCGACGTCCCCGCGTTTCAGGCCGCGTGGCACGCGATGACGGATACGCATCAGTTCTTCGGTCTGCTGCGCAAGTTCGGCCTCGCTCGCACCCAGGCGCTGCGGCTGGCCGAACGCCGCTACGCGTATCCGGTCGCCAACGACGCGCTGCAAGGCCTGCTCGAACGCGCCGCCGATAGCGCGCTGCCGATCATGGTATTCGTCGGCAATCGCGGCATGATCCAGATCCATACCGGCCCCGTCAAAAATATCCGTCTGATGGGACCATGGGTCAACGTGCTCGACCCGGGCTTCAATCTGCATCTGCGCGGCGATCTGATTGCGAGCGCATGGGTCGTACGCAAGCCGACCAGCGACGGCATCGTCACGTCGCTCGAACTGTTCGACGCCAACGGCGAGAACATCGCCATGCTGTTCGGCGCACGCAAACCCGGCACCCCTGAACTCGAGGGCTGGCGCGAGTTGATCGCCGGCATCGCGCCACTCGAAAACGGAGCGGCAGCGTGA